From a region of the Pseudanabaena sp. BC1403 genome:
- a CDS encoding DUF2887 domain-containing protein produces MKTDKLFYRIFLSQPSLIAELLSDIPEDCQFEYSAPVVKEKEIRLDGLLTPVSENPDLPIIFLEAQMQRDQEFYGRYFSGLFVYLHQYKITRLWRGLLILRDRSQDLGSERTYQTLLNKQVQRLYLDDLLTQENLSPNLAILKLIVTPENEVVSLAQSILGGIETAEEFRQKLDLVEAILVNKFPELSIEEIQKMLDLREADITKTRFYQEVLQIGRREGEQIGRREGEQIGRREGEQFGLQIGEANMVIRQLTRRCGSLTPPQMQKVRSLSLPQLESLGEALLDFKNVADLENWFKSIVVQKHP; encoded by the coding sequence ATGAAAACCGACAAGCTATTTTACCGAATCTTCTTAAGCCAACCCAGTTTGATTGCCGAATTGTTATCGGATATACCTGAAGATTGTCAATTTGAATATAGCGCTCCCGTTGTCAAGGAAAAAGAAATTCGCTTGGATGGATTGCTAACACCAGTTAGTGAAAATCCTGATTTACCGATCATTTTTCTCGAAGCCCAAATGCAACGAGATCAAGAATTTTATGGTCGTTACTTTAGTGGCTTATTTGTTTATCTGCATCAATATAAAATCACAAGACTTTGGCGAGGACTTCTGATCTTGCGCGATCGCAGTCAAGATTTAGGCTCAGAAAGAACCTATCAAACCCTTCTCAACAAGCAAGTCCAAAGATTATATTTAGACGATTTACTAACTCAAGAAAACCTAAGCCCCAATTTAGCCATCTTGAAACTAATAGTAACACCAGAAAACGAGGTCGTATCATTAGCTCAGAGCATTTTAGGCGGTATCGAGACAGCTGAAGAATTTCGACAAAAACTAGATTTGGTAGAAGCTATACTAGTAAATAAATTTCCTGAATTAAGCATAGAGGAAATCCAGAAAATGCTCGATCTTAGAGAAGCTGACATCACTAAAACTCGTTTTTATCAGGAAGTCCTACAAATTGGTCGCCGCGAAGGTGAACAAATCGGTCGCCGCGAAGGTGAACAAATCGGTCGCCGCGAAGGTGAACAATTTGGTTTGCAAATAGGAGAAGCCAATATGGTAATCCGCCAGTTGACTCGCCGTTGCGGTAGTCTCACGCCTCCTCAAATGCAAAAAGTGCGATCGCTTTCCTTACCGCAGTTAGAATCTCTCGGAGAAGCATTGTTGGATTTTAAAAATGTAGCTGATTTAGAAAATTGGTTTAAGTCGATTGTCGTTCAAAAACACCCCTAA
- a CDS encoding DNA-directed RNA polymerase subunit omega, translating into MAKRYTIDSSQIIRRVEELISASSNRYRITVQVANRAKLRRYEDDDYDDRMMKPILRAIMEMSDEISQPEILSD; encoded by the coding sequence ATGGCAAAACGATACACTATTGACTCATCGCAAATTATTCGTCGTGTCGAAGAACTGATAAGCGCATCTTCTAACCGTTATCGCATTACCGTTCAAGTTGCGAACCGCGCCAAACTCAGACGATATGAAGATGATGACTATGACGATCGCATGATGAAGCCGATTTTACGCGCCATTATGGAAATGTCTGACGAAATTTCCCAGCCTGAAATTTTGAGCGACTGA
- a CDS encoding cysteine synthase A, whose translation MTRDIRIGFANSVGNTPLIKIESLSEATGCTILGKAEFLNPGGSVKDRAALFMVLEAEKAGTLKAGGTIVEGTAGNTGIGLALVANARGYRSVIVMPSNQSQEKIDLLKTLGAQVELTNPAPFSSPDNYYHVARKRAEEVENAFWANQFENMSNSDAHYYTTAPEIWSQTAGELDGIVMSSGTGGTIGGVTAYLKEQNSAIATYLIDPTGSGLYSYITTGEFKAEGNSITEGIGINRATANFNRARLDGAFQGTDQQVIEMSQYLLKHDGLFIGSSAALNAVGAVKLARKLGKGHTIATILCDGGGRYQSRMYNPEWLAEKGLTPVSKGLDFMDD comes from the coding sequence ATGACACGCGATATTCGTATTGGTTTTGCTAACTCTGTGGGTAATACCCCCCTGATTAAAATTGAGTCTCTTTCAGAAGCAACTGGCTGCACTATTTTAGGGAAAGCTGAATTTCTGAATCCTGGTGGTAGTGTTAAGGATCGAGCTGCTTTGTTTATGGTGTTAGAGGCTGAAAAAGCAGGAACACTCAAAGCTGGTGGCACAATTGTGGAAGGTACGGCAGGTAATACTGGTATTGGACTCGCTCTTGTTGCTAATGCGCGTGGTTATCGCAGTGTGATTGTGATGCCTAGTAATCAATCGCAAGAAAAAATTGATTTGCTCAAGACTTTGGGTGCTCAAGTAGAACTCACTAATCCTGCGCCTTTCTCTAGCCCTGATAATTACTATCATGTTGCTCGAAAACGAGCCGAAGAAGTTGAAAATGCTTTCTGGGCAAATCAGTTTGAGAATATGTCTAATTCGGATGCACACTACTACACAACTGCTCCTGAGATTTGGAGTCAAACTGCTGGAGAACTGGATGGGATCGTTATGTCTTCTGGGACTGGAGGCACAATTGGTGGTGTGACAGCTTATCTAAAAGAACAAAATTCTGCGATCGCAACTTATTTAATTGACCCGACTGGTTCAGGTTTGTATAGCTATATTACAACGGGCGAATTTAAGGCTGAGGGTAATTCAATTACAGAAGGTATTGGCATTAACCGAGCAACGGCAAATTTTAACCGCGCTAGATTAGATGGGGCTTTCCAAGGAACCGACCAGCAAGTAATTGAGATGTCACAATATTTGCTAAAGCATGATGGCTTATTTATCGGCAGTTCGGCGGCGTTGAATGCAGTTGGTGCTGTCAAGTTGGCGCGAAAACTGGGCAAAGGTCACACGATCGCGACAATTCTCTGTGATGGTGGTGGTCGATATCAGAGCCGAATGTATAACCCAGAATGGTTAGCAGAAAAAGGCTTAACTCCAGTGTCTAAAGGCTTGGACTTTATGGATGACTAA
- the mutT gene encoding 8-oxo-dGTP diphosphatase MutT has protein sequence MTDLTTKKYRCIGVGVVWDCDRQRILIDRRLPEGELAGYWEFPGGKIEGHETAAECIKRELQEELAIDVEVGDHLITVDFEYETLRVSLIVHHCRHISGEPQTLACSEICWVTVDELDSYQLPAANYQIVHALKASQALGEMN, from the coding sequence ATGACTGATTTAACAACTAAAAAGTATCGATGTATCGGTGTTGGTGTGGTCTGGGATTGCGATCGCCAACGTATTCTAATTGATCGCCGTTTGCCTGAAGGTGAACTGGCGGGATATTGGGAGTTTCCTGGCGGCAAGATTGAGGGACATGAAACTGCGGCGGAATGCATTAAGCGGGAGTTGCAAGAAGAACTGGCGATCGATGTTGAAGTTGGCGATCATTTGATCACAGTTGATTTTGAATATGAAACGCTGCGGGTAAGTCTGATTGTGCATCACTGTCGTCATATTTCGGGAGAACCGCAGACGCTCGCCTGTTCAGAAATTTGCTGGGTAACCGTTGACGAATTAGATAGCTATCAATTACCTGCTGCCAATTATCAAATTGTCCATGCTTTAAAAGCATCACAGGCTCTTGGCGAGATGAATTAA
- a CDS encoding response regulator has product METQRASSKTILLIDDEDYILQIVEACIDNFSDWRPVIATSGDKGLAAAAQAKPDAILLDMMMPNMDGFTFLKNLKADPQLADIPVVLITARVDLLEPQKLTKLGVKGAIAKPFSAIKIVPEITKILGW; this is encoded by the coding sequence ATGGAAACGCAACGTGCATCTAGTAAAACGATTTTATTGATTGATGATGAAGACTACATTCTCCAAATTGTAGAGGCTTGTATAGATAATTTCAGCGATTGGCGACCAGTGATCGCGACTTCTGGCGACAAAGGATTAGCCGCAGCAGCTCAGGCAAAACCTGATGCAATTTTGCTGGACATGATGATGCCAAATATGGATGGGTTTACCTTCCTCAAAAACTTAAAAGCCGATCCTCAACTTGCTGATATCCCTGTTGTACTTATCACCGCTCGCGTAGATCTGCTGGAGCCCCAAAAACTTACCAAACTGGGAGTCAAAGGCGCGATCGCCAAACCCTTTAGTGCGATCAAAATCGTTCCTGAAATTACCAAGATTTTAGGCTGGTAG
- a CDS encoding DUF1818 family protein encodes MLNFASQDTSKQLLSGEGWRIGLRSDVDLYKGLVGTDSWAIELTEREFKDFCKLASQLAETMQIMAAELSDGEKICCTLETEDISLEVNGFPHAFTLHLQLLTERSFEGFWDAAAVPFLITAIANLVG; translated from the coding sequence ATGCTAAATTTCGCATCTCAAGATACATCTAAGCAGTTGTTAAGCGGTGAAGGTTGGCGGATTGGTCTGCGCTCGGATGTCGATTTGTATAAGGGATTGGTGGGGACTGACAGTTGGGCGATCGAGCTAACTGAACGTGAGTTTAAAGATTTTTGTAAGCTAGCATCACAACTTGCCGAGACGATGCAGATTATGGCAGCAGAGCTGTCGGACGGCGAGAAGATTTGTTGTACGTTGGAAACTGAAGATATCAGCCTTGAAGTTAATGGGTTTCCCCATGCTTTTACTTTACATTTACAATTATTGACTGAGCGAAGTTTTGAAGGTTTTTGGGATGCGGCGGCTGTACCTTTTTTAATCACGGCGATCGCAAATCTCGTTGGCTAA
- the cruF gene encoding gamma-carotene 1'-hydroxylase CruF translates to MRRAIPAQWLNLGMHLISMVFGLFGLIFVLPNTKFIESLSEAGLQVFSWGMQNGGASYMIFGAIAAFLYGKQTIGLKRTLAFCIPAIGLSVSSELLGTSTGFPFGAYAYLSGLGYKIAGLVPFTIPLSWFYMGFSAFLLSATLMRFGTGWGYRIAAIALGALMLTSWDFVLDPAMSQTPYPFWEWHQAGEFYGMPYQNFFGWFGTGSLFMTVASLIWGKNNQPILNRQQITFPAIIYAGNFMFALILSFNAGFYIPALLGIAVGALPLVVLYLTTPNGEDDNAITNSDANIPVVVVDTSKIETIATR, encoded by the coding sequence ATGAGGCGAGCGATCCCCGCACAATGGCTTAATTTAGGAATGCACCTAATTTCAATGGTGTTTGGTCTTTTTGGCTTGATTTTTGTACTACCAAATACCAAGTTTATTGAAAGCTTATCTGAAGCTGGTTTGCAGGTCTTTTCATGGGGAATGCAAAATGGCGGCGCATCCTACATGATTTTTGGTGCGATCGCCGCATTTCTTTACGGTAAGCAAACTATCGGTCTTAAGCGTACTCTTGCGTTTTGCATTCCTGCGATCGGATTGTCAGTAAGCAGCGAATTATTAGGAACTAGTACAGGGTTTCCTTTTGGTGCTTATGCCTATCTGAGCGGATTAGGTTACAAAATCGCTGGCTTAGTCCCATTTACAATTCCCCTTTCATGGTTCTATATGGGCTTCTCAGCCTTCTTACTGTCTGCAACTTTGATGCGCTTCGGTACAGGTTGGGGCTATAGGATTGCCGCGATCGCACTCGGCGCTTTGATGCTGACATCATGGGACTTTGTACTTGATCCCGCGATGAGCCAAACTCCTTATCCTTTCTGGGAATGGCATCAAGCAGGCGAATTTTATGGAATGCCTTACCAAAACTTTTTTGGTTGGTTTGGAACTGGCTCATTATTTATGACCGTTGCATCACTAATTTGGGGCAAAAATAATCAACCAATTCTCAACCGTCAGCAAATCACTTTCCCAGCGATTATATATGCTGGAAATTTCATGTTTGCATTGATCCTGAGCTTTAATGCAGGATTTTATATCCCGGCTTTGTTAGGGATTGCTGTTGGTGCTTTGCCACTTGTCGTGCTTTATCTGACCACACCTAATGGTGAAGATGACAATGCGATCACTAACTCTGATGCCAATATTCCAGTTGTAGTAGTCGATACTTCTAAGATAGAAACGATCGCAACTCGTTAA
- a CDS encoding response regulator encodes MTAKKVLVIDDSIMIRKMVKSILSGKYDVLEASDGKSGLDAARRAFPDLILLDFVMPKYNGYQTLQAIRRVEGLQKVPVIMISGLKEQVTEHVPEPFTEFDFLEKPFEADVLVARIQNFLTPETAQQTSSAATSRTAPVSTVPKEMPRAEEPSLQMIVNRLTATETLLVQGIENLIQREVVARFIELNTRIEHQDNAIKSLNQRMEKISEQIDHQNKGLMVILRELKSLQGK; translated from the coding sequence ATGACTGCAAAGAAAGTACTGGTAATTGACGACAGCATCATGATCCGCAAAATGGTTAAAAGCATTTTGTCGGGCAAATATGATGTCTTAGAAGCAAGTGATGGCAAATCAGGTTTAGATGCTGCTCGCCGAGCCTTTCCTGACCTAATTTTGCTCGATTTTGTGATGCCCAAATACAATGGCTATCAAACCTTACAGGCAATCCGTCGTGTTGAAGGATTACAAAAAGTCCCTGTAATCATGATTTCGGGACTCAAAGAGCAAGTCACCGAGCATGTACCTGAACCGTTCACTGAGTTTGATTTCCTCGAAAAGCCCTTTGAAGCGGATGTATTAGTTGCCCGCATTCAGAACTTTTTGACTCCTGAGACTGCTCAACAAACAAGTTCTGCGGCAACTTCTCGTACTGCACCTGTATCTACTGTGCCTAAAGAGATGCCTCGTGCTGAAGAGCCTAGTCTACAAATGATCGTCAATCGCCTGACCGCGACTGAGACTTTGCTAGTACAAGGGATAGAGAACTTGATTCAGCGCGAAGTTGTGGCGCGGTTTATCGAGTTAAATACTCGAATCGAGCATCAAGACAACGCGATCAAATCCCTGAATCAACGCATGGAAAAAATTTCAGAACAAATTGATCACCAAAACAAAGGTTTGATGGTAATTCTGCGAGAGCTAAAATCCTTGCAAGGCAAATAA
- a CDS encoding ATP-binding protein, translating to MPDSSSNPISSSISQFTRKMRRSQQQEILIAKIALHIRQYLSIEDIANSIVQEVRAFLNADRSIVYQFNPDMTGTVVAESVLSPWKPCLNQHIDECCFQGNLGGMYREGRVFSTSDVYKANLHECHLNLMEQFQVRANLVLPILITDNQTQTLWGLLIAHQCESPRIWEESDIRLLQQLSVQLAIAIQQAELYRNLQIANLSLEKEIGERKNVELALQLANANLENRVVERTAELYQRQQEFIALAENSPNVTLRLDHQMRYLYANPAVERATGIPAKEFLGKTLREMGFPEKNVAMLESAAHRLLETGQDQRYEIEYPFPEDQSMGYYRAHLIPEYASDGEIATILSIFYDITQNKLNEIALQESNRRWQYLLDNVSLIVVGLNCGGEVEYINPFLLALTGYDMEEVIGKDWFSQFIPQIDQSEIREGFSSLLINDFPKYYQNAIVTKAGEERMISWNNTILRNQENEIIGTLSIGEDITEKLKVDRIKSEFISIVSHELRTPLASIRGALGLISSGVLANRPETAQNMLNIASSDTERLVRLVNDILDLERLESSKVTLDRNWYDVLELCQQAIETMQAIAAESQIEILCNVQPQQVFADRDRLVQTLVNLLSNAVKFSPPQSQVQLEAEQIANEIVFRVCDRGRGIPADHLESIFERFHQVDASDSRQMGGTGLGLAICRSIVQQHGGKIWVESVLSEGSTFSFTIPHRIS from the coding sequence ATGCCAGATTCATCTTCCAATCCGATCTCTAGCTCGATTTCTCAATTCACTCGCAAAATGAGGCGATCGCAACAGCAGGAAATTTTAATTGCTAAAATTGCGCTTCATATTCGGCAATATCTCAGTATAGAAGATATTGCTAACTCGATTGTCCAAGAAGTACGTGCATTCTTAAATGCTGATCGTTCCATTGTTTATCAGTTCAATCCTGACATGACTGGAACTGTTGTCGCAGAGTCAGTTCTCTCACCATGGAAACCCTGTCTAAATCAACACATTGACGAGTGCTGTTTTCAAGGCAATCTCGGTGGAATGTATCGAGAAGGGCGAGTTTTCTCGACTTCAGATGTTTATAAGGCTAACTTGCATGAATGCCATCTGAACCTAATGGAACAGTTTCAGGTAAGGGCAAATTTAGTCTTACCAATCCTCATAACTGATAACCAAACTCAAACTTTATGGGGGTTGCTAATCGCCCATCAATGTGAGTCTCCACGGATTTGGGAAGAGTCAGATATTCGCTTACTTCAGCAGTTATCGGTGCAGTTAGCGATCGCGATTCAACAAGCTGAACTCTATCGCAATCTTCAGATTGCAAATCTCTCTTTAGAGAAAGAAATTGGGGAACGCAAAAATGTCGAACTTGCACTTCAGCTAGCTAACGCAAACTTAGAAAATCGTGTGGTTGAGCGCACTGCCGAGCTATATCAACGCCAACAGGAATTTATCGCCCTTGCCGAGAATTCGCCGAACGTGACGCTTCGCCTCGATCACCAAATGCGTTATCTCTATGCTAATCCAGCCGTAGAAAGAGCTACAGGTATCCCCGCTAAAGAGTTTCTGGGTAAAACCCTGCGCGAAATGGGATTCCCTGAAAAGAATGTAGCCATGCTTGAATCTGCTGCTCACAGATTGCTCGAAACTGGTCAAGACCAGCGATATGAAATCGAATATCCATTTCCAGAAGATCAGAGCATGGGATATTATCGCGCTCATCTCATTCCTGAATATGCTTCAGATGGCGAAATTGCCACGATACTATCGATCTTCTATGACATTACGCAGAACAAACTGAATGAAATCGCTCTCCAAGAATCAAACCGTCGTTGGCAATATTTACTAGATAATGTCAGTTTAATCGTAGTGGGTTTGAACTGTGGGGGAGAGGTGGAATATATCAATCCATTTTTGTTAGCGCTTACAGGCTATGACATGGAGGAAGTAATCGGCAAAGACTGGTTCTCTCAATTTATACCCCAGATCGATCAATCGGAGATCAGAGAGGGTTTTTCTAGCCTACTGATTAATGACTTTCCGAAATATTATCAAAATGCCATAGTCACAAAGGCTGGCGAAGAAAGAATGATCTCTTGGAACAATACTATTCTGCGTAATCAAGAAAACGAAATTATTGGAACCCTGAGTATTGGCGAAGATATTACTGAGAAATTAAAAGTTGATCGGATCAAAAGTGAATTTATTTCCATTGTTAGCCATGAACTCAGAACTCCATTAGCTTCGATTCGGGGCGCATTAGGCTTGATCTCTTCAGGTGTATTGGCTAATCGACCTGAGACTGCCCAAAACATGCTCAATATTGCCTCCTCAGATACCGAAAGATTAGTGCGGCTGGTTAATGACATTCTGGACTTAGAGCGTTTAGAATCTAGCAAAGTCACACTTGATCGCAATTGGTATGATGTGCTTGAGCTATGTCAACAGGCGATCGAAACGATGCAGGCGATCGCAGCCGAAAGCCAGATCGAAATATTATGCAATGTCCAGCCACAGCAAGTTTTTGCCGATCGCGATCGCCTCGTCCAAACCTTAGTTAATTTGCTCAGTAATGCCGTTAAGTTTTCGCCACCTCAAAGTCAGGTGCAACTTGAAGCCGAACAAATTGCTAATGAGATTGTCTTTCGAGTATGCGATCGCGGGCGTGGTATTCCAGCCGATCATCTCGAAAGTATTTTTGAACGATTCCACCAAGTCGATGCTTCCGATTCACGTCAAATGGGAGGCACAGGCTTAGGTTTGGCGATCTGTCGCAGTATTGTCCAACAACATGGTGGCAAGATATGGGTCGAGAGTGTATTGTCAGAAGGCAGTACCTTTTCATTTACCATTCCCCATCGCATAAGCTAA
- a CDS encoding ferredoxin has product MSILKTAIDTLDNYPIRQVLVCQYLTCTKDGAAKVLATLQQQKIANVSVEACGCIGLCGSGPIVVVLPDNVYYWHVTPEKSQAIIEMHLLGNVEIPSMMHPRLHPN; this is encoded by the coding sequence TTGTCGATATTAAAAACTGCGATCGATACCTTGGATAATTATCCCATCCGTCAAGTTCTTGTCTGTCAGTATCTCACCTGTACAAAAGATGGTGCGGCTAAAGTTTTGGCAACATTACAACAGCAAAAAATTGCAAATGTAAGTGTAGAAGCTTGCGGATGTATAGGACTATGCGGCTCTGGCCCAATAGTTGTTGTGTTACCAGATAATGTGTATTACTGGCATGTTACGCCTGAAAAATCTCAGGCAATTATTGAAATGCATTTACTTGGCAATGTAGAGATCCCCTCAATGATGCATCCTCGATTACATCCTAACTAA
- a CDS encoding universal stress protein gives MKFLVAIDGSQASENVLAKALTFAAPLKAEIVLLTVVEPLSSYIPEVMLPTGDWVGWRGLPDIELERKILNAGQALLQKAQDTCQSAQVDGRTRLEIGQPRDVICYVAKEENPDLLIVGSRGLGSVERLMLGSVSDYVLHHCASPVLVVR, from the coding sequence ATGAAATTCTTAGTTGCTATTGATGGCTCTCAAGCTAGCGAAAATGTGCTTGCAAAAGCCTTGACTTTTGCTGCTCCGCTAAAAGCCGAAATTGTCTTGCTGACTGTAGTTGAACCACTCAGCAGCTATATTCCTGAAGTCATGCTGCCCACTGGTGATTGGGTCGGCTGGCGCGGACTTCCTGACATAGAGCTAGAGCGTAAAATTTTGAATGCAGGTCAAGCTCTGCTGCAAAAGGCTCAAGACACTTGTCAATCTGCACAGGTCGATGGTCGTACCAGATTGGAAATAGGTCAACCTCGTGATGTAATTTGCTACGTGGCAAAAGAGGAAAATCCCGATTTATTAATAGTGGGATCGCGAGGATTGGGTTCAGTCGAAAGGCTGATGCTGGGTAGCGTCAGCGATTACGTATTGCACCATTGTGCTTCACCAGTTTTAGTCGTGCGCTAG
- a CDS encoding response regulator, which produces MTTKSILLIDDEPNIAEVIAVCLESFKGWKVQKANSGKAGLSLLETLKPDAILLDVMMPTMDGITVYQNLQKNPLTQNIPVIFLTAKVQVSDRERFAQLGVVGTIAKPFEPLKISDQIAEMLGW; this is translated from the coding sequence ATGACGACCAAATCAATTTTACTTATTGATGACGAGCCAAATATTGCGGAAGTCATTGCTGTATGCCTAGAAAGCTTTAAAGGATGGAAAGTACAAAAGGCTAATTCTGGCAAAGCAGGACTTAGCCTTTTGGAAACCCTCAAGCCTGACGCAATCCTCCTTGATGTGATGATGCCGACAATGGATGGCATCACCGTCTATCAAAACTTGCAAAAAAATCCACTTACTCAAAATATTCCCGTAATCTTCTTAACAGCGAAGGTACAGGTAAGCGATCGCGAACGATTTGCCCAGTTAGGAGTAGTAGGAACAATCGCCAAGCCCTTTGAGCCTCTCAAAATTTCCGATCAAATTGCCGAGATGCTTGGTTGGTAA
- a CDS encoding tetratricopeptide repeat protein: protein MSEEISAEQLASQLYQEGVSNFESGNYQQAIALLDRARALAILETTLGGEILIWLANAYDAVGKTEEAIAICRGLKKHPTNSVRKSARYMLGVLTAPQLSKLDGVVSEVPILQSPDTYQSKPVARSKSSSDTEKKPFREVSLEKPNTNSNNNFLWFAIAFSLLLLAAWAAK, encoded by the coding sequence ATGTCCGAAGAAATCAGTGCTGAGCAACTAGCATCGCAACTATATCAAGAAGGGGTGAGTAACTTTGAGAGTGGCAACTATCAGCAGGCGATCGCCCTGCTAGATCGCGCTCGCGCTTTAGCTATTTTAGAAACTACATTGGGCGGTGAAATTCTGATCTGGCTAGCCAATGCCTACGATGCGGTTGGTAAAACGGAGGAAGCGATCGCCATATGTCGCGGCCTCAAAAAACACCCAACTAATAGTGTGCGGAAATCAGCACGTTATATGTTGGGTGTTTTAACTGCACCGCAACTGAGCAAATTGGATGGAGTTGTCTCTGAAGTGCCGATTTTACAGTCGCCTGATACCTATCAATCTAAACCCGTCGCTAGAAGCAAAAGTTCAAGTGATACTGAGAAAAAGCCATTTCGTGAAGTGTCTCTAGAGAAACCCAACACCAATAGCAATAATAATTTTTTATGGTTTGCGATCGCCTTTTCTCTCTTGCTTTTAGCCGCTTGGGCAGCAAAATAA
- a CDS encoding Uma2 family endonuclease, which translates to MTIVVIEKTTPESEVKQKLTLEQFLQLPDLDGSYELFEGDCIKKMSPKFFHSSLTTVFWVELSAWCDGRGRVRVEWSVVLKRRGQDWVPVPDLLYVSHDRLAVDWREDTPCPVLPELVIEIVSPEQTFNQLAQKAMDYLNAGVDRVWVVYPPMRSLTVFFVDRPPETYRRDRLLTDEIFPNLAVTSEQFFVKAGI; encoded by the coding sequence ATGACCATTGTTGTTATTGAAAAAACTACGCCTGAATCAGAAGTAAAGCAAAAGCTGACATTAGAGCAATTTTTGCAATTGCCCGACCTTGATGGAAGTTATGAACTATTTGAAGGAGATTGCATAAAAAAAATGTCACCAAAGTTTTTTCATTCTTCTTTAACAACTGTGTTTTGGGTCGAGCTTTCGGCATGGTGTGATGGACGTGGGCGAGTGAGGGTCGAGTGGTCGGTAGTCCTCAAACGACGTGGACAAGATTGGGTTCCTGTACCTGATTTGCTATATGTTTCTCACGATCGCCTTGCTGTAGATTGGCGTGAGGATACTCCTTGTCCTGTATTGCCTGAGTTGGTGATTGAGATTGTATCGCCCGAACAGACTTTTAATCAGTTAGCCCAGAAAGCGATGGACTATTTGAATGCTGGAGTTGATCGAGTGTGGGTAGTTTATCCACCGATGCGAAGTCTGACCGTGTTTTTTGTCGATCGCCCACCTGAGACTTATCGCCGCGATCGGCTATTAACAGATGAGATATTTCCTAACTTGGCTGTGACATCAGAGCAGTTTTTTGTGAAGGCAGGAATTTAG